In Falco biarmicus isolate bFalBia1 chromosome 7, bFalBia1.pri, whole genome shotgun sequence, a single window of DNA contains:
- the EIF2AK4 gene encoding eIF-2-alpha kinase GCN2 isoform X3, producing MARPAPRRPGDPPPAQLTRWAEVRQPPEINLVLRPQGLTGDNEVYAKVDLWVRCPHTYPDTVPEIQLKNSKGLSNEKINELKSRLAELAKQRCGEVMIFELADHVQSFLSEYNKPPSKSFHEEMLKNHQKEKERLAQEELRRAQEVKRREEQEQREILNEIQRREEEKREERKKKEIAKQERLEIAALRSQDNSHRKDTAGCKVVSSVNGRCLEHGVTSKHRPNSAGRSKRERQLSVSNNEESSRNHEVLNFSTSGAGQLTVHKGKCLGKDEQLGKSVYNALEIRSGDFVLIYEWVLHWQKKMGRFLTTHEMEKVEKCKKQLQGAETEFSSLTKLSHPNIVHYKCMNLKEGDDSIVVDILVEHISGCSLSTYLHKETPIPVEQLRHYVTQILSALDYLHNNSVVHKVLCASSILVDAEGNIKVTDYSISKRLADICKADVFEQTKVRFSEDGLPSKPGKKGDVWSLGLLLLSLSQGQVTKEYPVAVPTNLPADFQDFLEKCICLEDKERWTPQQLLQHSFINIPRIKTPVAEENLDDLAGIDCIETVVPSSQISSASFFTETQRQFSRYYNEFEELKLLGKGAFGAVIKVRNKLDGCYYAVKRIRINPASKQFRRIKGEVTLLSRLNHENIVRYYNAWIEKHESPVPTVSSSETTEEKRLSAKASVFILTTEETNDVEANAPPPVLTSSVEWSTSCERSSSNKFSGADQESSDDDDDVDGVFSHSILPTTDSDSEIIFDNEDENSKGHPVDEEGNEKNSHGEDRAPVIQTVHYLYIQMEYCEKSTLRDTIDQGLYEDTSRLWRLFREILDGLAYIHEKGMIHRDLKPVNIFLDSDDHVKIGDFGLATDHPANAVVSKQEGNHSDGCAMSDPSGNLTGMVGTALYVSPEVQGSTKSTYNQKVDLFSLGIIFFEMSYHPMSTASERIFVLSQLRLPTIVFPKDFDEVKHVKQRSVITWLLNHDPAARPTAVELLKSEHLPPPQMEESELHEVLHHTLANVDGKAYRTMMSQIFSQRISPAIDYTYDSDMLKGSFSIWAAKIQQHVCEIVSRIFKRHGAIKLHTPLLMPRNKKLYEHNEASYFMDHSGMLVMLPYDLRIPFARFVARNNISNLKRYCIERVFRPRKLDRCHPKELLECAFDIITSTGNSFLPIAETIYAISEIIQEFSVLQERNYSIYLNHTALLKAILLHCGIPEDKLNQVYVILCDAVTEKLTKREVEAKFCNLSLSSNCLSRLYRFIEQKGEASNVFAFLNTTIKQKPGVTQLLKHGMKDLEEIIGLLKQLGIKLQVSINLGLVYKIQQHNGVIFQFIAYIKRRQRTVPEILAAGGRYDHLIPQFRGPQTVGPVPSAVGVSIAIDKITAAVSSVEDFVSVSSCDLLVVSVGQMSMGRAINIVQKLWTAGIPAEIMYDWSQSQEELQEYCRCSGITYVALVSDKEGSHVKVKSFEKDRQTEKRILESDLVDHLIQKLKTKICDERCSRETSDNLSVPNQKGSFTNISGVFESHGPLVVPNVSVMTPEKLSASARRRQEIQVQTRLQTFVSSLQQKTNEIEILAVDLPKATVIHFLSLEFDGDRQAFDATVRQLMSRWPKQRCSYLQAICDEIYSIKMEKRVPALILYSYPDEYKVLF from the exons AtggcccgccccgccccgcggcggcccGGTGACCCGCCGCCCGCGCAGCTAACGCGCTGGGCCGAG gTACGACAACCTcctgaaattaatttagttcTGCGTCCTCAGGGATTGACTGGTGATAATGAAGTATATGCCAAAGTTGATCTGTGGGTCAGGTGTCCACATACTTACCCCGATAC TGTTCCTGAAATACAACTAAAGAATTCAAAAGGCTTgtcaaatgagaaaataaatgaattaaaatcCAGACTAGCTGAACTGGCAAAACAGCGCTGTGGAGAG gtgaTGATATTTGAACTTGCTGACCATGTGCAGTCATTTCTCAGTGAGTACAATAAACCACCTTCCAAgtctttccatgaagaaatgctgaaaaaccatcaaaaagaaaaagaaagactggCTCAGGAGGAATTGCGTAGAGCACAAGAAGTTAAGAgaagagaggagcaggag CAACGTGAAATCCTTAATGAGATtcaaagaagggaagaagagaaaagagaagaaagaaaaaagaaagagattgCCAAGCAG GAACGTTTGGAAATAGCTGCTCTGAGAAGTCAAGATAATTCTCACAGGAAAGATACTGCAGGATGTAAAGTTGTTTCCAGTGTAAATGGGAGGTGTTTGGAACATGGAGTGACTAGTAAACACCGACCAAATTCAGCTGGACGTTCAAA ACGAGAACGCCAGCTTTCTGTTAGTAATAATGAAGAGTCCTCTAGGAATCACGAAGTTTTGAACTTCAGCACAAGTGGTGCTGGACAACTTACTGTCCATAAAGGGAAATGTCTag GCAAGGATGAACAGCTTGGTAAATCAGTCTACAATGCCTTGGAAATTCGCAGTGGAGactttgttttaatatatgaGTGGGTACTACACTGGCAAAAGAAGATGGGAAGGTTTCTTACCACgcatgaaatggaaaaagttgAGAAGTGTAAGAAACAG CTTCAGGGTGCAGAAACAGAGTTCAGCTCACTGACGAAGCTAAGTCACCCAAACATAGTGCATTATAAATGTATGAACCTTAAAGAAGGAGATGATTCAATTGTGGTGGACATCTTAGTGGAGCACATAAGTGGTTGCAGCCTTTCTACATACTTACACAAAGAGACTCCAATTCCAGTTGAGCAGTTACGCCATTATGTGACCCAGATCTTGTCAGCTCTCGACTACTTGCACAATAATTCAGTAGTACACAAAGTTCTTTGTGCTTCCAGTATCCTGGTAGATGCTGAAGGTAACATTAAGGTGACAGATTACAGTATTTCCAAGCGCTTAGCTGATATCtgcaaagcagatgtttttGAGCAAACCAAAGTTCGTTTTAGTGAGGATGGTCTTCCCAgcaaacctggaaaaaaaggagatgtaTGGAGTCTGGGCTTGCTTCTGCTTTCACTCAGCCAGGGCCAAGTAACCAAGGAATATCCAGTTGCTGTTCCTACCAATTTACCTGCTGACTTCCAAGACTTTCTGGAAAA ATGCATTTGCTTGGAAGATAAGGAAAGGTGGACTCCTCAGCAATTGTTACAACATAGTTTTATAAACATTCCACGAATTAAAACACCTGTAGCTGAAGAAAATTTAGATG ATTTGGCAGGTATAGATTGCATCGAGACAGTTGTACCCAGCAGTCAGATATCCAGCGCATCATtcttcacagaaacacaaagacaaTTTTCACGCTACTACAATGAGTTTGAAGAGCTAAAATTACTTGGAAAAGGGGCTTTTGGAGCAGTTATCAAG GTGAGAAATAAGCTTGATGGTTGCTATTATGCTGTGAAACGTATCCGCATAAACCCTGCCAGCAAGCAATTTCGGAGGATTAAGGGGGAAGTAACATTACTTTCCCGCTTGAACCATGAGAACATTGTGAGGTATTACAATGCTTGGATAGAAAAACATGAAAGTCCTGTTCCCACTGTGTCATCATCTGAAACAACCGAAGAGAAAAGGTTGTCCGCCAAAGCCAGTGTCTTCATCCTCACCACAGAGGAGACAAATGATGTGGAAGCTAATGCTCCTCCTCCGGTTTTGACAAGTTCAGTTGAGTGGAGTACTTCATGTGAAAGATCCTCCAGCAACAAATTCAGTGGAGCTGATCAGGAGTCCAGTGATGACGACGATGATGTTGATGGGGTGTTCTCGCATTCAATTTT GCCAACCACAGATTCtgacagtgaaataatttttgataACGAGGATGAAAACAGTAAAGGTCATCCTGTA GATGAAGAAGGCAATGAAAAGAATAGCCACGGAGAAGACAGGGCACCAGTCATCCAGACAGTGCATTACCTGTATATTCAG ATGGAGTACTGTGAAAAGAGCACATTAAGGGATACTATTGACCAAGGGTTATATGAAGACACCAGTCGGCTTTGGAGGCTTTTCCGAGAGATTTTAGATGGCTTAGCTTACATCCATGAAAAG GGAATGATCCACAGAGACTTGAAacctgtaaacatttttttagatTCAGATGATCATGTCAAAATTGGTGATTTTGGTTTAGCTACAGATCATCCAGCAAATGCA GTGGTCTCTAAACAAGAAGGAAATCACTCTGATGGTTGTGCTATGTCTGACCCATCAG GTAATTTGACAGGGATGGTTGGCACCGCGTTGTACGTCAGCCCAGAGGTCCAAGGAAGCACTAAGTCCACATACAATCAG aaagtGGACCTGTTCAGTCTGGGtataatattttttgaaatgtcttACCATCCCATGAGTACTGCATCAGAAAGGATCTTTGTTCTTAGTCAGTTAAGACTG CCCACTATTGTGTTTCCTAAAGACTTTGATGAAGTCAAGCATGTGAAGCAG AGATCGGTTATTACATGGCTCCTGAATCATGATCCCGCAGCACGACCAACAGCTGTGGAGCTGTTAAAAAGTGAACACCTTCCACCACCACAAATGGAAGAGTCTGAACTCCATGAAGTACTCCACCATACCTTAGCAAATGTGGATGGAAAGGCCTACCGGACTATGATGAGTCAGATATTTTCACAGCGTATCTCTCCAGCTATAGACTATACCTATGACAGTGATATGCTGAAG GGTAGTTTTTCTATTTGGGCAGCCAAGATACAGCAGCATGTATGTGAGATTGTCAGCCGGATATTTAAAAGACACG GAGCTATCAAGCTGCATACTCCACTGCTAATGcccagaaataaaaagttatatGAACATAATGAAGCTTCATATTTCATGGATCACAGTGGGATGCTAGTAATGCTTCCTTATGACCTCAGA attcCTTTTGCAAGATTTGTAGCTAGAAATAACATATCAAATTTGAAAAG ATACTGTATAGAGCGAGTTTTCAGACCTCGGAAATTAGACCGCTGTCATCCCAAAGAACTCCTAGAATGTGCATTTGACATCATTACGTCTACTGGAAATAGCTTTTTGCCTATAGCAGAAACAATTTATGCCATTTCAGAAATCATTCAAGagttttcagtgctgcag gaaagaaattacagtaTTTACTTGAACCATACTGCCTTACTGAAAGCTATACTTCTGCACTGTGGGATACCAGAGGATAAACTCAATCAAGTCTACGTCATTCTGTGTGATGCTGTG ACTGAAAAGCTAACTAAAAGAGAAGTAGAAGCCAAATTCTGTAATCTTTCTCTCTCATCAAATTGT cttTCTCGATTGTACAGATTCATTgagcagaaaggagaagcaagtaatgtatttgcatttttaaacacaacaaTAAAACAGAAGCCGGGTGTCACTCAGCTGTTGAAGCATGGCATGAAGGATTTAGAGGAAATCATTGGTCTGTTAAAGCAACTTGGAATAAAACTTCAG gttTCTATAAATCTGGGGCTAGTTTACAAAATACAGCAGCACAATGGTGTTATCTTTCAGTTTATAGCATACATCAAAAGAAGGCAAAGAACTGTACCTGAAATTCTTGCTGCAGGGGGCAGATATGATCATCTG attCCACAATTCAGAGGGCCACAGACGGTAGGACCGGTTCCTTCAGCTGTTGGAGTCAGCATAGCTATAGATAAAataactgctgctgtttccagtgTGGAGGATTTT GTTTCTGTCAGCTCATGTGACCTGCTGGTTGTAAGTGTTGGTCAGATGTCAATGGGTAGAGCTATCAATATTGTTCAGAAACTCTGGACTGCAGGAATTCCAGCCGAAATAATGTATGACTGGTCCCAG TCCCAGGAAGAACTGCAGGAATACTGCAGATGCTCTGGGATTACATATGTGGCTCTTGTGTCTGATAAAGAAGGAAGTCACGTGAAG GTGAAATCCTttgagaaagacagacagacggAGAAAAGGATTTTAGAATCTGACTTAGTAGATCACCTGATCCAGAAATTGAAAACTAAAATCTGTGACGAAAGGTGTAGTAG AGAAACCTCAGATAATCTTTCAGTACCAAATCAGAAGGGATCATTTACTAATATTTCAG gTGTATTTGAATCCCATGGACCTCTTGTAGTGCCTAATGTTAGTGTTATGACTCCTGAAAAATTATCTGCCAGTGCTAGGCGTCGTCAAGAAATTCAG GTACAAACAAGACTTCAGACATTTGTTTCTAGcctgcaacagaaaacaaatgagatTGAGATTTTAGCA GTAGATCTGCCAAAAGCAACTGTGATACACTTCTTATCATTAGAG tttgaTGGAGATAGACAAGCCTTTGATGCTACCGTGAGACAACTGATGTCACGATGGCCAAAACAGAGATGTTCATACTTGCAAGCAATTTGTGATGAAATTTACAGtatcaaaatggaaaagag ggTTCCTGCACTTATCCTGTACAGTTACCCAGATGAATACAAGGTTTTGTTTTAG